In Oligoflexia bacterium, the following are encoded in one genomic region:
- a CDS encoding 5-(carboxyamino)imidazole ribonucleotide synthase codes for MNDLQKNLKLGIVGGGQLAKMMLQVAQRLGLYAGILDPSRDCPAASVAHKYTEASFSDGKAILEFANDFDFVTYDLEHVDVSQLLNEGSKVKEKFFPRPETLSLIQDKLVQKQFYLSHDLPTAKLLQVKDIQYPCIWKARKGGYDGYGVAQLKSKEDFLNLKDKVPYLLEEKINIQKELSVVVARGKDGQMVYYPVVEILVDQEKNILDRSCSPAQINDEIASQAIALALKVVEKLEGVGLFAIELLLDENDQIFINEIAPRPHNSGHHTIEGFNVSQFELHLRAVCGVPLIQPVANKAYCGALNLLADPSYKGEVEIMGFSQAMSMQNVFLHIYGKRQAKPGRKMGHVTVLADSYEELMQRIDQLKQVINVRGKEKI; via the coding sequence ATGAATGATCTGCAAAAAAACCTCAAGCTTGGTATTGTTGGTGGCGGGCAGTTAGCAAAAATGATGCTGCAAGTTGCTCAGCGCTTGGGGCTGTATGCTGGAATTTTAGACCCCAGTAGAGATTGCCCGGCAGCTTCTGTGGCGCATAAATACACAGAGGCTAGTTTTTCTGATGGTAAGGCAATTTTAGAGTTTGCAAATGATTTTGATTTTGTCACTTATGATCTGGAGCATGTTGATGTCAGTCAATTGTTGAATGAAGGCTCCAAAGTTAAAGAAAAGTTTTTCCCCAGGCCAGAAACACTTAGTCTCATACAAGATAAGTTGGTTCAAAAACAATTTTATCTTTCCCATGATTTGCCTACAGCAAAGTTGTTGCAAGTAAAAGATATTCAATATCCATGCATATGGAAAGCACGCAAAGGTGGCTATGATGGATATGGCGTAGCTCAGCTCAAATCTAAAGAAGATTTTTTAAATCTTAAAGATAAAGTGCCCTACCTGCTTGAAGAAAAAATAAACATTCAAAAAGAACTTTCAGTGGTGGTGGCAAGAGGAAAAGATGGTCAAATGGTTTACTATCCGGTGGTAGAAATCCTGGTTGATCAAGAAAAAAACATTCTTGATCGTTCTTGCAGTCCAGCCCAGATCAATGATGAGATTGCTTCTCAAGCAATTGCACTTGCGCTTAAAGTTGTTGAGAAGCTTGAAGGCGTAGGTTTATTTGCAATAGAGTTGTTGTTGGATGAAAACGATCAAATATTTATTAATGAAATAGCTCCAAGGCCGCACAATTCTGGACACCATACAATTGAAGGATTCAATGTCTCTCAGTTTGAGCTGCATTTGCGGGCTGTGTGTGGGGTTCCACTTATCCAGCCTGTTGCAAATAAAGCCTACTGTGGTGCTTTAAATTTGTTAGCCGATCCTTCCTATAAAGGTGAAGTGGAAATAATGGGTTTTTCACAAGCGATGTCCATGCAAAATGTATTTCTTCATATCTATGGTAAGCGACAAGCAAAACCTGGGAGAAAAATGGGACATGTCACTGTTTTGGCCGACAGTTATGAGGAGCTTATGCAAAGGATTGATCAATTAAAACAAGTGATCAATGTGAGAGGTAAGGAGAAGATATAA